Proteins encoded in a region of the Drosophila sechellia strain sech25 chromosome 2L, ASM438219v1, whole genome shotgun sequence genome:
- the LOC116803534 gene encoding accessory gland protein Acp29AB isoform X2 yields the protein MLKSAIALLCGLLALNLCGAWAESMSSPLKDPPSQCGGYCLGVLMPVLNHLNIPHNLANSSKANEVLLRQYTMEGQLTALEDKQLSTEVALDAQGRKLDIINEQNFTDRLNGLESILSAMKETVMELETKMKYIRFEQIGSKYYYIEKVSEKKWSDASKTCRNMGGHLADIKDEADLNAIKAKLQRDTHYWLGINDLKAKGEFLSMSTGKSAPFLKWGSDKPSQLDTFNCVFLYNGEMHDYPCLYNFQFICQTEE from the exons ATGCTAAAATCCGCAATTGCTTTGCTATGTGGGCTTCTTGCTTTAAATTTGTGTGGAGCTTGGGCAGAATCTATGAGTAGTCCTTTGAAGGACCCGCCTAGCCAGTGCGGAGGATACTGTCTTGGTGTACTCATGCCCGTGTTAAATCACCTGAACATTCCCCACAATCTGGCGAATTCAAGCAAGGCTAACGAGGTCCTGTTGAGACAGTACACTATGGAAGGCCAACTGACTGCTCTGGAG GATAAGCAACTAAGCACTGAAGTCGCACTGGATGCCCAGGGCAGAAAACTGGATATTATTAACGAACAGAACTTTACTGACCGACTGAATGGCTTGGAAAGCATACTGTCGGCAATGAAGGAAACAGTCATGGAACTAGAAACCAAAATGAAATACATCAGATTTGAGCAAATCGGCTCAAAGTACTATTACATAGAGAAAGTATCCGAGAAGAAGTGGTCCGATGCTTCAAAAACTTGTCGCAATATGGGAGGGCACCTGGCCGACATTAAGGACGAGGCAGATCTGAACGCCATCAAGGCGAAACTCCAGAGAGACACGCATTACTGGCTGGGAATCAACGACTTGAAGGCGAAGGGCGAATTCTTGTCCATGTCCACGGGCAAGTCGGCTCCCTTTCTGAAATGGGGCTCGGATAAACCCTCTCAGTTGGACACCTTCAACTGCGTGTTCCTATACAATGGGGAAATGCACGATTACCCATGCCTATATAACTTCCAGTTCATTTGCCAGACCGAGGAGTAA
- the LOC116803534 gene encoding uncharacterized protein LOC116803534 isoform X1 yields the protein MLKSAIALLCGLLALNLCGAWAESMSSPLKDPPSQCGGYCLGVLMPVLNHLNIPHNLANSSKANEVLLRQYTMEGQLTALEDKQLSTEVALDAQGRKLDIINEQNFTDRLNGLESILSAMKETVMELTALKDKQLSTEVALDAQGRKLDIINEQNFTDRLNGLESILSAMKETVMELETKMKYIRFEQIGSKYYYIEKVSEKKWSDASKTCRNMGGHLADIKDEADLNAIKAKLQRDTHYWLGINDLKAKGEFLSMSTGKSAPFLKWGSDKPSQLDTFNCVFLYNGEMHDYPCLYNFQFICQTEE from the coding sequence ATGCTAAAATCCGCAATTGCTTTGCTATGTGGGCTTCTTGCTTTAAATTTGTGTGGAGCTTGGGCAGAATCTATGAGTAGTCCTTTGAAGGACCCGCCTAGCCAGTGCGGAGGATACTGTCTTGGTGTACTCATGCCCGTGTTAAATCACCTGAACATTCCCCACAATCTGGCGAATTCAAGCAAGGCTAACGAGGTCCTGTTGAGACAGTACACTATGGAAGGCCAACTGACTGCTCTGGAGGATAAGCAACTAAGCACTGAAGTCGCACTGGATGCCCAGGGCAGAAAACTGGATATTATTAACGAACAGAACTTTACTGACCGACTGAATGGCTTGGAAAGCATACTGTCGGCAATGAAGGAAACAGTCATGGAACTGACTGCTCTGAAGGATAAGCAACTAAGCACTGAAGTCGCACTGGATGCCCAGGGCAGAAAACTGGATATTATTAACGAACAGAACTTTACTGACCGACTGAATGGCTTGGAAAGCATACTGTCGGCAATGAAGGAAACAGTCATGGAACTAGAAACCAAAATGAAATACATCAGATTTGAGCAAATCGGCTCAAAGTACTATTACATAGAGAAAGTATCCGAGAAGAAGTGGTCCGATGCTTCAAAAACTTGTCGCAATATGGGAGGGCACCTGGCCGACATTAAGGACGAGGCAGATCTGAACGCCATCAAGGCGAAACTCCAGAGAGACACGCATTACTGGCTGGGAATCAACGACTTGAAGGCGAAGGGCGAATTCTTGTCCATGTCCACGGGCAAGTCGGCTCCCTTTCTGAAATGGGGCTCGGATAAACCCTCTCAGTTGGACACCTTCAACTGCGTGTTCCTATACAATGGGGAAATGCACGATTACCCATGCCTATATAACTTCCAGTTCATTTGCCAGACCGAGGAGTAA
- the LOC6617446 gene encoding E3 ubiquitin-protein ligase Su(dx) codes for MADGNGLPAGAASGGMEAGQTVNGAGSASPTPTSSSGAGASGSANQGYHQLSVTIEEASLRNNGFLKPNPYVELLIDSKSKRKTDLVKNSYLPKWNEEFTVLITPNSTLHFKVLDHSSFRKDAMLGERIINLAHILQHYNGRCEFLELTIDLFVTSKSDNRQTKSGELVAILNGLKLDMSKLQIQPVAGQQNGNPPVQAVNPSMVSDAAAGRSCMIYGGVRARMRLHSSSGNSNGGESRSPLPNGGGDHRRSTQVPPVWEQQQQQSQNQQQPLRMVNGSGAAVPQTAPYPQQPPAPALARPLTQVYGALPENTQPAAVYLPAGGGAAVGPPGVAGPPIEQAGVGLPVSQSTDPQLQTQPADDEPLPAGWEIRLDQYGRRYYVDHNTRSTYWEKPTPLPPGWEIRKDGRGRVYYVDHNTRKTTWQRPNSERLMHFQHWQGQRAHVVSQGNQRYLYSQQQQQPTAVTAQVTQDDEDALGPLPDGWEKKIQSDNRVYFVNHKNRTTQWEDPRTQGQEVSLINEGPLPPGWEIRYTAAGERFFVDHNTRRTTFEDPRPGAPKGAKGVYGVPRAYERSFRWKLSQFRYLCQSNALPSHIKITVTRQTLFEDSYHQIMRLPAYELRRRLYIIFRGEEGLDYGGVSREWFFLLSHEVLNPMYCLFEYANKNNYSLQINPASYVNPDHLQYFKFIGRFIAMALYHGRFIYSGFTMPFYKRMLNKKLTIKDIETIDPEFYNSLIWVKDNNIDECGLELWFSVDFEVLGQIIHHELKENGEKERVTEENKEEYITLMTEWRMTRGIEQQTKTFLEGFNEVVPLEWLKYFDERELELILCGMQDVDVEDWQRNTIYRHYNRNSKQVVWFWQFVRETDNEKRARLLQFVTGTCRVPVGGFAELMGSNGPQRFCIEKVGKETWLPRSHTCFNRLDLPPYKSYDQLVEKLTFAIEETEGFCQE; via the exons ATGGCCGATGGAAATGGGCTGCCAGCGGGTGCAGCTTCCGGCGGCATGGAAGCCGGGCAGACGGTGAATGGAGCGGGATCCGCCAGCCCCACGCCCACCTCCAGCTCGGGGGCGGGGGCCAGTGGGAGTGCCAATCAAGGATATCATCAATTAAGCGTGACAA TCGAGGAGGCTTCGCTGCGCAACAATGGCTTCCTCAAGCCAAATCCCTACGTGGAGCTCTTGATTGACAGCAAAAGCAAGCGGAAAACGGACCTGGTGAAGAACAGCTATTTGCCCAAGTGGAACGAGGAGTTTACAGTGCTG ATTACACCCAATTCAACGCTGCACTTCAAAGTGCTGGATCACTCCAGTTTCCGTAAAGATGCCATGCTTGGTGAGCGGATCATCAACCTGGCGCACATTCTGCAGCACTACAATGGGCGGTGTGAGTTCCTTGAGCTGACCATCGACCTGTTCGTCACCAGCAAGTCGGACAATCGCCAGACGAAGAGCGGCGAGCTAGTGGCCATCCTCAATGGCCTTAAACTCGACATGAGCAAGCTGCAGATTCAGCCAGTGGCTGGCCAACAGAATGGCAATCCACCCGTCCAGGCGGTTAATCCGTCGATGGTCAGTGATGCAGCCGCCGGACGAAGTTGCATGATCTACGGTGGAGTACGGGCACGGATGCGGCTACACTCGAGCAGTGGAAATAGCAACGGCGGAGAGAGCCGCTCTCCCCTGCCGAATGGAGGTGGAGATCACCGGAGATCTACGCAGGTGCCCCCGGTGTgggaacagcaacagcagcaatctCAGAATCAACAGCAACCCCTGAGAATGGTAAATGGCAGTGGTGCGGCCGTGCCGCAGACAGCTCCGTATCCTCAGCAACCACCAGCTCCCGCACTAGCTCGTCCTCTAACCCAAGTGTACGGAGCGCTGCCAGAGAATACACAACCAGCTGCTGTTTACTTGccagctggaggaggagcagcggtAGGACCACCTGGAGTAGCAGGCCCACCAATTGAACAGGCAGGAGTTGGACTGCCCGTGAGCCAAAGCacagatccccaactgcagACACAACCAGCGGATGATGAACCTCTGCCTGCGGGGTGGGAAATCCGCCTGGACCAGTATGGCCGCAGATATTACGTAGATCACAATACACGCTCCACATACTGGGAGAAACCGACACCGCTGCCGCCAGGCTGGGAGATCAGGAAGGATGGACGCGGTCGAGTTTACTACGTAGACCACAACACAAGAAAAACTACCTGGCAGCGGCCGAACAGTGAACGTCTGATGCACTTTCAGCACTGGCAGGGTCAGCGGGCCCACGTTGTGTCTCAGGGCAACCAGCGATACCTGTactcccagcagcagcagcaaccaacGGCGGTGACAGCCCAGGTGACGCAGGACGACGAGGATGCACTGGGTCCACTACCAGATGGATGGGAGAAGAAG ATCCAATCGGACAACAGAGTATACTTTGTTAACCACAAGAACCGAACCACCCAGTGGGAGGATCCACGCACGCAGGGACAAGAGGTGAGCCTAATCAATGAGGGCCCGCTTCCGCCCGGCTGGGAAATCCGCTATACAGCCGCCGGTGAGCGCTTCTTCGTGGATCACAATACGAGGCGAACCACCTTCGAGGATCCTCGACCCGGTGCTCCTAAGGGCGCCAAGGGAGTGTACGGAGTGCCACGCGCCTACGAACGCAGTTTCCGCTGGAAACTGTCGCAGTTCCGCTACTTGTGCCAGAGCAACGCTTTGCCATCGCACATAAAGATCACGGTGACGCGACAAACCCTGTTCGAGGATTCATACCACCAGATCATGCGTCTGCCAGCCTACGAACTGCGAAGGCGGCTCTATATCATATTCCGCGGCGAGGAGGGACTGGATTATGGTGGTGTATCTCGCGAGTGGTTCTTCTTGCTCTCCCACGAGGTCCTGAATCCCATGTACTGCTTGTTTGAGTACGCGAACAAGAACAACTACAGCCTGCAGATAAACCCCGCCTCGTACGTGAACCCCGATCACCTGCAGTACTTCAAGTTCATCGGTCGCTTTATCGCGATGGCCTTGTATCATGGAAGGTTTATCTACAGTGGATTCACAATGCCATTTTACAAACGAATGCTAAACAAGAAGTTGACCATCAAGGACATCGAGACGATCGATCCGGAGTTCTACAACTCGCTTATCTGGGTGAAAGATAACAACATCGATGAGTGCGGACTGGAGCTCTGGTTTAGTGTGGACTTCGAAGTGCTCGGCCAGATAATCCATCACGAGTTGAAGGAGAACGGGGAAAAGGAGCGCGTCACGGAGGAGAACAAGGAGGAGTACATCACCCTCATGACAGAGTGGCGGATGACGCG TGGCATTGAGCAGCAGACAAAGACGTTCCTGGAAGGCTTCAATGAGGTGGTGCCTCTGGAATGGCTCAAGTACTTTGACGAGCGCGAGCTGGAGCTTATTCTGTGCGGCATGCAGGACGTGGACGTGGAGGACTGGCAGCGCAACACCATCTACAGGCACTACAACCGCAACTCCAAGCAAGTTGTCTGGTTCTGGCAG TTTGTTCGCGAGACGGATAACGAGAAGCGAGCTCGCCTGCTGCAGTTTGTGACGGGAACGTGTCGCGTGCCGGTCGGAGGATTCGCCGAGCTGATGGGCTCCAACGGGCCGCAGCGCTTCTGCATCGAGAAGGTGGGCAAGGAGACGTGGCTGCCGCGCTCGCACACCTGCTTCAATCGATTGGACCTGCCGCCGTACAAGAGCTACGATCAGCTGGTGGAGAAGCTGACCTTTGCCATCGAGGAGACTGAGGGCTTCTGCCAGGAATGA
- the LOC6617447 gene encoding kinetochore and Eb1-associated basic protein isoform X2, translating into MNSVAKSPDVRTPGCCSPLRTKELLERQRSSRCTPAKGYLTPRNCQSPKHPEMRIPSIFVTDADFGLERPKQLLQRLERSLYRSSSASKVPPKHALLASQSRQRTWEGPKTPEFRRTKKSIPLSEPRPKRAKELLEDLRSRHQGTPATKMPSQRNPKENPELSKSHTCIPSSEPQPIRPKLILERERQESITNRLASISIDRLKTKPPMTSFTSSRLLVPQMGFSYPKDPKRLHESNKAIKLTTSKRKLDFKTELGTDLLRRELEKIGKEWRKKTDYQLRQLISDFVKQLVLLLPFNGITFSHLSRDCYVQQMVEALQQLQYTKKVNKSWLQTPNSTQAIAHVLELLNFLLDVLEHRMGEGMCVLPVVSEKQRIEQLASASGTSYDVMSLQQKFENIKIEKESLNNYRESLKSESPVSKDMDKVTKRDGNQDFARLQDFQKETLHELQLQRLRLQEFSELVSLAKIKLKRCYKGNKQSIEAFNEQIQDLADSVVLRNRNIGLLTQLHLNENPKEEELHERMEQLQRLYKDNYSNLLQLNIKPPQGSP; encoded by the exons ATGAATAGTGTGGCTAAATCGCCAGATGTGCG AACTCCGGGGTGCTGCTCCCCCTTGCGCACCAAGGAATTGCTGGAGAGGCAGAGGTCCAGTAGGTGCACCCCCGCAAAAGGATATCTAACCCCACGCAACTGTCAGAGCCCAAAACACCCAGAGATGCGGATACCTTCCATATTCGTTACCGATGCCGACTTCGGCTTGGAGCGCCCGAAACAATTGCTACAGCGCCTGGAGCGATCACTATATCGATCTTCCTCTGCCTCCAAAGTACCACCAAAACATGCATTGTTGGCTTCCCAGAGCAGGCAGCGGACCTGGGAAGGACCCAAAACACCAGAGTTCCG CCGTACCAAAAAATCTATACCCTTGTCGGAACCTCGTCCAAAACGTGCTAAGGAACTTCTGGAGGATCTTAGGTCCAGGCATCAAGGAACTCCTGCCACGAAAATGCCGTCCCAAAGGAATCCAAAGGAAAACCCAGAACTTTCAAAGAG CCATACATGTATACCATCCTCGGAGCCACAGCCTATCCGCCCAAAATTGATCCTCGAACGGGAGCGCCAGGAGTCTATAACCAATCGCTTGGCATCAATTTCTATTGACCGCCTAAAAACAAAGCCACCAATGACTAGCTTTACATCGAGCAGGCTTCTTGTGCCACAGATGGGATTTTCGTACCCCAAGGATCCCAAAAGGCTTCACGAATCCAACAAAGCAATCAAGCTGACCACCTCAAAGCGAAAGTTGGACTTCAAAACTGAGCTGGGGACTGACTTGCTGCGGCGGGAGCTGGAAAAGATTGGCAAGGAATGGCGGAAAAAGACTGACTACCAGTTACGTCAGCTTATCTCGGATTTTGTGAAACAACTAGTGCTCCTCCTACCCTTTAATGGGATAACATTTTCGCATCTTAGCAGGGATTGCTATGTGCAGCAGATGGTGGAGGcactgcagcagctgcagtaCACCAAAAAGGTGAACAAAAGCTGGCTTCAAACGCCGAACAGCACACAAGCCATCGCCCATGTGCTGGAATTACTCAATTTCTTGCTGGATGTCCTCGAACATCGAATGGGAGAAGGCATGTGTGTGCTCCCCGTTGTTTCTGAAAAGCAGAGAATTGAACAACTTGCATCGGCATCTGGTACATCTTATGATGTAATGAGCCTGCAACAGAAGtttgaaaacataaaaatagaGAAAGAAAGTTTAAACAATTACCGAGAATCGCTTAAGTCGGAATCCCCCGTATCCAAGGACATGGATAAAGTTACGAAGCGCGATGGGAATCAGGACTTTGCCAGACTCCAGGATTTTCAGAAAGAGACCCTCCATGaactccaactgcaacgcctGCGTCTCCAGGAGTTCTCCGAGCTCGTGAGCCTCGCCAAGATAAAATTAAAACGCTGTTATAAGGGTAACAAGCAAAGCATCGAAGCCTTTAATGAGCAAATACAAGACTTGGCCGACTCTGTGGTTTTAAGAAACAGAAATATTGGCCTTCTAACCCAGTTACATTTGAACGAAAATCCAAAGGAGGAGGAGTTGCACGAACGTatggagcaactgcagcgTCTGTATAAGGATAATTATTCAAATCTTCTACAGCTAAACATTAAGCCGCCCCAGGGAAGCCCTTAG
- the LOC6617447 gene encoding kinetochore and Eb1-associated basic protein isoform X1, which produces MNSVAKSPDVRTPGCCSPLRTKELLERQRSSRCTPAKGYLTPRNCQSPKHPEMRIPSIFVTDADFGLERPKQLLQRLERSLYRSSSASKVPPKHALLASQSRQRTWEGPKTPEFRSRTKKSIPLSEPRPKRAKELLEDLRSRHQGTPATKMPSQRNPKENPELSKSHTCIPSSEPQPIRPKLILERERQESITNRLASISIDRLKTKPPMTSFTSSRLLVPQMGFSYPKDPKRLHESNKAIKLTTSKRKLDFKTELGTDLLRRELEKIGKEWRKKTDYQLRQLISDFVKQLVLLLPFNGITFSHLSRDCYVQQMVEALQQLQYTKKVNKSWLQTPNSTQAIAHVLELLNFLLDVLEHRMGEGMCVLPVVSEKQRIEQLASASGTSYDVMSLQQKFENIKIEKESLNNYRESLKSESPVSKDMDKVTKRDGNQDFARLQDFQKETLHELQLQRLRLQEFSELVSLAKIKLKRCYKGNKQSIEAFNEQIQDLADSVVLRNRNIGLLTQLHLNENPKEEELHERMEQLQRLYKDNYSNLLQLNIKPPQGSP; this is translated from the exons ATGAATAGTGTGGCTAAATCGCCAGATGTGCG AACTCCGGGGTGCTGCTCCCCCTTGCGCACCAAGGAATTGCTGGAGAGGCAGAGGTCCAGTAGGTGCACCCCCGCAAAAGGATATCTAACCCCACGCAACTGTCAGAGCCCAAAACACCCAGAGATGCGGATACCTTCCATATTCGTTACCGATGCCGACTTCGGCTTGGAGCGCCCGAAACAATTGCTACAGCGCCTGGAGCGATCACTATATCGATCTTCCTCTGCCTCCAAAGTACCACCAAAACATGCATTGTTGGCTTCCCAGAGCAGGCAGCGGACCTGGGAAGGACCCAAAACACCAGAGTTCCG TAGCCGTACCAAAAAATCTATACCCTTGTCGGAACCTCGTCCAAAACGTGCTAAGGAACTTCTGGAGGATCTTAGGTCCAGGCATCAAGGAACTCCTGCCACGAAAATGCCGTCCCAAAGGAATCCAAAGGAAAACCCAGAACTTTCAAAGAG CCATACATGTATACCATCCTCGGAGCCACAGCCTATCCGCCCAAAATTGATCCTCGAACGGGAGCGCCAGGAGTCTATAACCAATCGCTTGGCATCAATTTCTATTGACCGCCTAAAAACAAAGCCACCAATGACTAGCTTTACATCGAGCAGGCTTCTTGTGCCACAGATGGGATTTTCGTACCCCAAGGATCCCAAAAGGCTTCACGAATCCAACAAAGCAATCAAGCTGACCACCTCAAAGCGAAAGTTGGACTTCAAAACTGAGCTGGGGACTGACTTGCTGCGGCGGGAGCTGGAAAAGATTGGCAAGGAATGGCGGAAAAAGACTGACTACCAGTTACGTCAGCTTATCTCGGATTTTGTGAAACAACTAGTGCTCCTCCTACCCTTTAATGGGATAACATTTTCGCATCTTAGCAGGGATTGCTATGTGCAGCAGATGGTGGAGGcactgcagcagctgcagtaCACCAAAAAGGTGAACAAAAGCTGGCTTCAAACGCCGAACAGCACACAAGCCATCGCCCATGTGCTGGAATTACTCAATTTCTTGCTGGATGTCCTCGAACATCGAATGGGAGAAGGCATGTGTGTGCTCCCCGTTGTTTCTGAAAAGCAGAGAATTGAACAACTTGCATCGGCATCTGGTACATCTTATGATGTAATGAGCCTGCAACAGAAGtttgaaaacataaaaatagaGAAAGAAAGTTTAAACAATTACCGAGAATCGCTTAAGTCGGAATCCCCCGTATCCAAGGACATGGATAAAGTTACGAAGCGCGATGGGAATCAGGACTTTGCCAGACTCCAGGATTTTCAGAAAGAGACCCTCCATGaactccaactgcaacgcctGCGTCTCCAGGAGTTCTCCGAGCTCGTGAGCCTCGCCAAGATAAAATTAAAACGCTGTTATAAGGGTAACAAGCAAAGCATCGAAGCCTTTAATGAGCAAATACAAGACTTGGCCGACTCTGTGGTTTTAAGAAACAGAAATATTGGCCTTCTAACCCAGTTACATTTGAACGAAAATCCAAAGGAGGAGGAGTTGCACGAACGTatggagcaactgcagcgTCTGTATAAGGATAATTATTCAAATCTTCTACAGCTAAACATTAAGCCGCCCCAGGGAAGCCCTTAG